From a single Paenibacillus sp. FSL W8-0426 genomic region:
- a CDS encoding MFS transporter — protein sequence MKTAIWLYLFLFLAVFDLHAQYPILTPFAISLGAAPTFIGWMMGIYSLTHLPGNLIAGTQIDKHGSRRYIVFSLLGAGIILLLQAYVQTPWQLLALRAISGFVLAFLSPACLALLAQLSRDPVTQGKYMSGHGVVHTLASVVSPAAGALIVASIGFSATFSSLGYLLILTGVIAFLSMPKGLVDAANETEKIKETVPPSPSSVTKGSSSEKAAFMPVSWRYFALPLFIACAQGILFFELPLRNGGTTSIMSTGLMFSIISLGALLTLSMLFLNRYSPKLRLTLGVLLMSLCFFAMAAFPAWPLPGILFVLGLAKGITFPAMATLFIRLSGGSKLGRIFSLQSIFTSIGSFIGPIAAGQLRIGVSPYFIAFLLLMLGILLLPYFRSRHEASSSRSDPHSILS from the coding sequence GTGAAAACGGCCATTTGGCTCTATCTGTTTTTGTTTCTCGCTGTCTTTGACCTGCACGCTCAATATCCCATACTGACGCCGTTCGCCATCTCGCTCGGTGCCGCCCCTACCTTCATTGGATGGATGATGGGCATTTACTCCCTGACGCATCTGCCTGGCAACCTGATTGCCGGTACGCAGATCGACAAACACGGCAGCCGCCGCTACATCGTATTCAGCCTGCTTGGCGCCGGGATCATTTTGCTGTTACAGGCATACGTCCAAACACCATGGCAGCTCTTGGCCCTGCGGGCCATCAGCGGCTTCGTGCTTGCCTTCTTGTCTCCGGCTTGCCTTGCTCTTCTGGCCCAGCTCTCCCGCGATCCCGTTACTCAAGGCAAATATATGTCCGGACACGGGGTTGTGCATACATTGGCTTCGGTCGTCTCTCCCGCGGCAGGCGCACTGATTGTGGCAAGCATCGGATTCTCGGCCACCTTCTCCAGCCTGGGTTACCTGCTCATTCTGACAGGCGTCATCGCTTTTTTGTCCATGCCCAAGGGATTGGTAGATGCAGCCAACGAAACAGAAAAAATTAAAGAAACCGTCCCGCCGAGCCCGTCCTCCGTCACTAAAGGGAGCAGCTCCGAAAAAGCGGCATTCATGCCTGTCTCATGGCGTTATTTCGCCCTTCCGCTGTTCATTGCTTGTGCCCAAGGCATCCTGTTTTTTGAATTGCCGCTGCGCAATGGCGGCACAACGTCCATCATGTCCACAGGGCTTATGTTTTCCATCATCAGTCTGGGCGCGCTGCTTACGCTGAGCATGCTGTTTCTCAACCGGTATTCCCCGAAGCTCCGCCTGACGTTGGGCGTGCTGCTGATGTCCCTGTGCTTCTTTGCTATGGCTGCATTTCCGGCGTGGCCTCTGCCCGGCATTCTGTTCGTGCTCGGATTGGCCAAAGGAATTACTTTTCCAGCCATGGCAACGCTGTTCATTCGTTTAAGCGGGGGCAGCAAGCTGGGCCGCATCTTCTCGTTACAATCCATCTTCACCTCGATCGGTTCGTTTATCGGACCCATCGCGGCCGGACAGCTTCGGATCGGGGTCTCTCCTTATTTCATTGCATTTCTATTGTTGATGTTAGGCATACTACTGCTTCCCTATTTCAGATCGCGACATGAAGCGTCATCATCCCGTTCAGACCCGCATAGCATATTAAGCTGA
- a CDS encoding metal-dependent hydrolase, producing MDTSTHFVMGVGLAGLAYVDPVVASNPTLAAAVMIGTIVGSQAPDIDTALRLKSNSLYIRNHRGLSHSPPFLLLWVALITGAIALFFPNVPISHVAGWTAIAVCVHVFTDLFNTYGTQAGRPFTEHWIALNVIHIFDPFMFASHVVAILLWAFDLVAPAPMFITLYVVIALYYVWRVAAHAKAVAKVKQLDQAKGKTKAHYMVIPTISWNQWHIVKRYADGSYDIGKMEHAQLIWNLHATSSTHAAVEASRKSPEVAAFLYFTSYAVAEVEELSAGYRVRWADVRYRHRKQYPFVAVVVMDRNFETIDTYVGWLSEEKMNKKLLSARS from the coding sequence ATGGACACTTCCACACATTTTGTCATGGGCGTCGGTTTGGCCGGTCTGGCTTATGTCGATCCGGTCGTAGCTTCGAACCCCACGCTTGCCGCAGCTGTCATGATCGGCACGATTGTCGGCTCGCAGGCACCTGACATCGACACTGCGCTGCGCCTCAAAAGCAATTCCCTGTACATCCGGAACCATCGGGGACTTTCCCATTCCCCTCCGTTCCTGCTGTTATGGGTAGCGCTTATTACAGGCGCGATCGCGCTCTTTTTTCCGAATGTTCCCATTAGCCATGTCGCGGGCTGGACCGCCATCGCTGTCTGCGTACACGTGTTTACCGATCTGTTCAATACGTATGGAACCCAGGCGGGCAGGCCGTTCACGGAACACTGGATTGCCTTGAACGTCATTCACATCTTCGATCCGTTCATGTTCGCTTCCCATGTCGTGGCCATTCTCTTATGGGCTTTCGACCTTGTCGCACCTGCTCCGATGTTCATCACGCTGTACGTCGTGATCGCATTGTATTACGTCTGGCGCGTGGCCGCTCATGCCAAAGCCGTCGCGAAGGTGAAACAATTGGATCAGGCCAAGGGCAAAACGAAGGCCCATTACATGGTCATCCCTACGATTTCGTGGAATCAATGGCATATCGTGAAACGGTATGCTGACGGCTCCTATGATATCGGCAAGATGGAGCACGCTCAACTGATATGGAATCTCCATGCAACGTCATCGACCCATGCCGCCGTGGAAGCGTCACGGAAATCACCCGAGGTGGCTGCGTTTCTGTATTTCACGTCCTATGCCGTCGCTGAAGTCGAAGAGCTGTCCGCAGGGTATAGAGTCCGGTGGGCGGACGTAAGATATCGGCATCGCAAGCAGTATCCTTTCGTTGCCGTCGTCGTTATGGATCGAAATTTCGAAACGATTGATACGTACGTCGGCTGGTTAAGCGAAGAGAAGATGAACAAAAAACTTTTATCTGCCCGGTCTTGA
- a CDS encoding transglutaminase domain-containing protein, whose protein sequence is MFQSWLDSLKEFNGITILLLLIVAASLLQGWSRGASRSAGRLFSFLLDGIMTVVGILLSIGLTVWLAPYVQQWLSDHAQAMPGRELSRMEQVYYTLVTAVADFPLMRFAVLFVLSYGIIRMLLGWFSMMFFNVRHHHAEPGNRPKGIVSRFTGALIGTVIGSARGMIVIAVLFMIVSLYPGSLFSRYVEASPIYMQGAKSVIEPLSGNLIKDQLPVFTQAVQKELSGILQRKYEVIDHNIPTDIEAAAAEIVKGKSTEEAKARALYDWVGSRIQYDYGKVEDYEQRGIWHEQTPQDTFDTRKGVCIDYARLYAVMARSQGLDVKVVTGLGYNGQGGYGPHAWNEIYLSDSKSWIPLDSTWAVSGDWFNPPNFSDTHLKDETA, encoded by the coding sequence GTGTTTCAAAGTTGGCTGGACAGCCTGAAGGAATTCAACGGCATCACGATTCTGTTGTTGTTGATTGTTGCGGCGTCTTTGCTGCAAGGGTGGTCCAGGGGAGCTTCTCGTTCGGCAGGGAGGCTGTTTTCCTTTCTGCTGGACGGGATTATGACCGTGGTAGGCATTTTGTTATCCATAGGTTTGACGGTATGGCTTGCACCCTATGTGCAGCAATGGCTGTCCGATCATGCACAGGCGATGCCGGGCCGTGAATTAAGCCGCATGGAGCAGGTGTATTATACCCTTGTCACGGCAGTGGCGGATTTTCCGTTAATGAGGTTTGCCGTCCTGTTCGTATTGAGTTACGGGATTATTCGAATGTTGTTGGGATGGTTCTCGATGATGTTCTTTAACGTAAGGCATCATCACGCCGAGCCCGGGAACAGGCCGAAAGGGATCGTCAGCCGATTTACCGGCGCGCTGATCGGCACGGTCATCGGTTCGGCACGCGGCATGATCGTCATTGCTGTGCTGTTCATGATCGTGAGTTTGTATCCGGGAAGCCTGTTCAGCAGGTACGTTGAGGCGTCGCCGATCTACATGCAAGGCGCCAAGTCGGTCATTGAACCTTTGTCGGGCAACCTGATCAAGGATCAGCTTCCGGTGTTTACCCAAGCGGTACAGAAGGAGCTTAGCGGCATTCTGCAGCGCAAATATGAGGTCATTGATCATAACATCCCAACGGATATCGAAGCGGCCGCAGCCGAGATCGTGAAGGGCAAATCCACCGAAGAAGCGAAAGCAAGGGCGCTTTATGACTGGGTTGGATCACGCATTCAATATGACTATGGCAAGGTTGAAGATTACGAACAGCGAGGCATTTGGCATGAGCAGACGCCGCAGGACACATTCGACACGCGGAAAGGCGTGTGTATCGATTATGCGAGGTTATATGCGGTCATGGCACGGTCCCAAGGACTGGACGTCAAGGTGGTAACCGGCTTGGGATATAACGGACAGGGCGGTTATGGGCCTCATGCTTGGAATGAAATCTATTTGAGCGATTCGAAGAGCTGGATTCCGCTTGATTCGACATGGGCAGTCAGTGGGGACTGGTTCAATCCGCCGAATTTCTCAGATACCCATCTGAAGGATGAGACAGCATAA
- a CDS encoding penicillin-binding transpeptidase domain-containing protein has protein sequence MNNRSKEKEELTDKRRFSYRMNVFFFASFIIFSVIIVRLAYLQFVEGPELSQEEASNITKDVPLAPVRGTIYDATGEVKLAYSKPIQSLYLTLYKNYGDVNGEPSPYIAEIQDMATRLHDVFEQYKKKESPSLSVDEIIEEMDLNSRKANGFMPRLIKSDLSDEEVAYFLQHKDEFKGIQIVEESVRYYDPDTVAVQTIGYLKKFKSSKTLDKYKEIDAKNKTQTDPGLVYTENEFVGFDGLELQYQDILRGKSGYNSVDVDLRNLPEGVAGSTPPEKGYDLITTINKNIQVKTEQAITDQLRWLHTNLVSGKYHQNAKTGFAVAMEVDTGKVVAMASMPDYDTNIWRTGSITNQQYDDIKYIYQNGTIRGFPPDDSGKRAESVVLLGSTIKPLSVLIGFKEGFFTANTVYPDKGYTTFGGDNRRVQNAGGHVYGPLRPRDAIRHSSNPFMIDEIGKKLYDRYGAKGIDVWDEYMKQFGLGVSTGVDLPNEYLGRREYTNKTESSLTRLVYGSFGQQGKYTTMQLAQYVTMLANRGKRMEPHLVSEIRDSEGNVVEKIKPKVLDKVDFDSSYWDEVQRGMATEVSSFSGFPYDFARKTGTSTQLVGGKNVDNGVFIAYAPRNNPKLAVAVVIPEGGFGSTSAAPIARAIFDAYDEEYGLDGVPKKDKTENADTQQ, from the coding sequence ATGAACAATCGTTCCAAAGAGAAGGAAGAGCTTACGGACAAACGGCGTTTCAGTTACCGGATGAACGTGTTTTTCTTTGCTTCCTTTATTATTTTTAGCGTAATCATCGTACGATTGGCCTATTTGCAGTTCGTGGAAGGCCCCGAATTAAGCCAGGAGGAAGCGAGCAACATTACGAAGGATGTTCCGCTAGCTCCGGTCAGGGGCACGATTTACGATGCGACGGGCGAAGTGAAATTGGCATACTCCAAGCCGATTCAATCACTTTACCTGACCTTGTACAAAAATTATGGAGACGTGAACGGCGAGCCGAGTCCATATATCGCCGAAATTCAGGACATGGCGACGCGGCTGCATGACGTATTCGAGCAGTATAAGAAAAAGGAATCGCCCTCATTGTCCGTCGACGAAATCATCGAAGAGATGGACCTGAATTCGCGCAAAGCAAACGGGTTCATGCCGCGTTTGATCAAGAGCGATCTTTCGGACGAGGAAGTAGCGTATTTCCTCCAGCACAAGGATGAGTTCAAAGGTATCCAGATCGTGGAGGAAAGCGTTCGTTACTACGATCCGGACACGGTCGCCGTACAGACGATCGGGTATCTCAAGAAGTTCAAAAGTTCCAAAACGCTGGACAAGTACAAAGAGATTGATGCGAAAAATAAAACGCAAACCGACCCTGGTCTTGTTTATACCGAGAACGAGTTCGTTGGTTTTGACGGACTTGAGCTCCAGTATCAGGACATTCTGCGCGGCAAAAGCGGGTATAACTCGGTGGACGTAGACCTGCGCAACCTTCCGGAAGGCGTAGCTGGTTCGACCCCTCCCGAGAAAGGATATGACCTGATTACCACCATCAACAAAAACATTCAGGTCAAGACAGAGCAGGCCATCACGGATCAGTTGAGATGGCTGCATACCAATCTGGTGTCCGGCAAGTATCACCAAAATGCCAAAACCGGCTTTGCCGTTGCGATGGAAGTCGACACGGGCAAAGTGGTTGCCATGGCGAGCATGCCGGACTACGATACCAACATTTGGAGAACGGGAAGCATCACCAATCAACAGTATGATGATATCAAGTATATTTATCAGAACGGCACGATTCGAGGGTTTCCGCCGGATGACAGCGGCAAGCGAGCCGAATCGGTTGTATTGCTCGGTTCAACCATCAAACCGCTCAGTGTGCTGATCGGGTTTAAAGAAGGATTTTTTACGGCCAATACCGTTTATCCCGATAAAGGATACACCACGTTTGGTGGAGACAATCGCAGGGTGCAGAATGCAGGCGGACACGTATACGGACCGCTCCGCCCACGCGACGCCATTCGCCATTCCTCAAATCCGTTCATGATTGATGAAATCGGGAAAAAACTGTATGACCGTTACGGAGCAAAAGGAATCGATGTTTGGGATGAATATATGAAACAGTTTGGTCTGGGCGTATCTACCGGCGTTGATCTTCCGAATGAATATCTAGGCCGCCGCGAGTATACGAACAAGACAGAGAGCTCGTTGACGAGACTGGTGTATGGTTCCTTTGGACAACAGGGGAAATATACGACGATGCAGCTTGCCCAATACGTAACGATGCTGGCAAACCGCGGAAAACGGATGGAGCCGCATCTGGTCAGCGAAATTCGCGATTCCGAGGGGAACGTTGTAGAAAAGATCAAACCAAAGGTGTTGGACAAGGTTGATTTCGACTCCTCATACTGGGACGAAGTGCAGCGCGGGATGGCCACCGAAGTTTCTTCATTTAGTGGATTCCCGTACGACTTTGCCCGGAAAACAGGAACGTCTACCCAGTTGGTCGGCGGAAAAAATGTCGATAACGGGGTATTTATCGCCTACGCTCCGCGCAACAACCCGAAGCTGGCCGTAGCCGTAGTCATCCCGGAAGGGGGATTCGGTTCGACGAGTGCCGCGCCGATTGCGCGCGCGATTTTCGACGCGTATGACGAAGAGTATGGTTTGGATGGCGTTCCCAAAAAAGACAAAACGGAAAATGCTGACACGCAACAATGA
- a CDS encoding toprim domain-containing protein, whose amino-acid sequence MPIHVIVEGKNDRSKLKRLVSPEINILCTFGTLNTVKLEALRKQVGYDEVYLFVDNDSSGKKIRGVLRDAFPDAVQIYTRRGYAGVEGTPDEYIIAQLEKAGLEEYIQYPELPSL is encoded by the coding sequence ATGCCAATTCATGTCATTGTGGAAGGAAAGAATGACCGCAGTAAACTGAAACGCCTCGTTTCTCCCGAAATCAACATCTTATGCACGTTCGGAACATTGAATACCGTCAAACTTGAGGCACTTCGCAAACAGGTCGGATATGACGAAGTGTACCTGTTTGTGGATAACGACAGCTCCGGCAAAAAAATCCGGGGTGTGCTGCGGGACGCTTTTCCCGACGCCGTCCAAATCTATACCCGGCGCGGCTATGCGGGCGTCGAAGGCACTCCGGACGAATACATCATCGCCCAACTCGAAAAGGCAGGTTTGGAGGAATATATCCAATATCCCGAACTGCCTTCGCTTTAA
- a CDS encoding ATPase — MNIEVWKEFVMQNWLVIVIALIILVFVMNVLRTVLKWAIAIIIVAALVIYSGISLDQIKQTVSDVQSSTMDTLKKEATSIMLKEASKATYSRGEGGAFTIKSPNVEIQGTAGSDKVDVTFRGISLGEWKLDNDTIRTFIKQAEGNVGAPAS; from the coding sequence ATGAACATAGAAGTTTGGAAAGAGTTTGTTATGCAGAACTGGCTTGTGATCGTCATTGCGCTGATCATTCTGGTTTTTGTTATGAATGTGCTCCGAACGGTTTTGAAATGGGCGATTGCCATTATCATCGTTGCGGCTCTGGTGATATACAGCGGCATCTCCCTCGATCAGATCAAGCAAACGGTATCTGACGTGCAGAGCAGCACAATGGATACGTTGAAGAAGGAAGCGACGAGCATCATGCTTAAGGAGGCTTCCAAGGCAACCTACAGCCGTGGCGAAGGCGGGGCGTTTACGATCAAGAGTCCTAATGTGGAGATTCAGGGAACCGCTGGCTCGGACAAAGTGGACGTCACGTTTCGCGGCATTTCGCTCGGCGAATGGAAGCTGGACAATGACACGATCCGGACGTTCATCAAACAGGCGGAAGGGAACGTGGGAGCCCCGGCTTCTTAG
- a CDS encoding alpha/beta-type small acid-soluble spore protein has product MYGGQNQGSGNRSSNNLVVPQATAALQQLKMEAAQELGVTIPQDGYYGNYTSRETGSLGGYITKRLVQIAEQQLAGRS; this is encoded by the coding sequence ATGTACGGAGGTCAAAACCAAGGTAGCGGAAACCGTTCTTCCAACAACCTCGTTGTTCCCCAAGCTACAGCAGCACTGCAGCAATTGAAAATGGAAGCTGCACAGGAGTTGGGTGTGACAATCCCTCAGGATGGTTACTACGGTAACTACACGTCCCGCGAGACAGGTTCCCTGGGTGGATATATCACTAAACGTCTGGTTCAAATCGCTGAGCAGCAATTAGCGGGTCGTTCCTAA
- a CDS encoding aldose 1-epimerase, with amino-acid sequence MKQVTKGQWNGYDTYILHSRELEITLLPRLGNNIISIRDMVQNRDVVRSPEEDELAFYLQKPYHFGVPLLVPPGRIHRGSFEYEGVPYQFVQNTAHDNHIHGLHRTQAWCVSDIEEDEDGCAITTEFLTSSDEDWMAQYPIPLKLEMTFRLQNAVLSQKLKVTNLGSSPAPFGMGYHTWFLLDGKPAEWTLQIPVSGEYALNEEQLPTGAIEPPGEWAALNEGMNMEGRNWDNILKATPGQPAIAHLIRQDGYQIKYSTDEAYFKHWVLFTKGESDQFLCIEPYTWLSDAPNLSLPAEETGLIRLEPGYPVELLTHIEVVPPAE; translated from the coding sequence ATGAAACAAGTGACCAAAGGCCAATGGAATGGTTACGACACGTATATTCTACATAGCCGTGAACTGGAGATTACCCTGCTGCCTCGTCTGGGGAATAATATCATTTCGATTCGGGACATGGTACAGAATCGCGATGTTGTTCGCAGTCCAGAGGAAGACGAGCTTGCCTTTTATCTGCAGAAGCCTTATCACTTCGGCGTACCTTTGCTGGTTCCGCCAGGGCGTATCCATCGTGGCTCCTTCGAATACGAAGGCGTCCCCTACCAATTTGTTCAAAATACGGCCCATGACAATCATATCCATGGACTCCACCGCACTCAAGCCTGGTGTGTCAGTGACATAGAAGAAGACGAAGACGGCTGCGCGATCACCACCGAATTTCTGACTTCCAGCGATGAGGACTGGATGGCGCAATACCCCATTCCGCTTAAGCTTGAAATGACATTCAGGCTGCAAAACGCTGTCCTGAGCCAGAAGCTGAAAGTGACCAATCTAGGTTCGTCTCCCGCCCCGTTCGGGATGGGTTATCATACATGGTTCTTGCTGGACGGCAAACCTGCGGAATGGACGCTGCAAATCCCCGTTTCCGGAGAATATGCCCTCAATGAGGAACAACTGCCTACAGGCGCGATAGAACCGCCAGGAGAGTGGGCAGCCCTTAATGAAGGGATGAACATGGAAGGACGCAACTGGGATAACATTCTCAAGGCGACACCGGGCCAGCCGGCGATTGCCCATTTAATTCGCCAAGATGGTTATCAAATTAAATATTCAACAGATGAAGCCTATTTCAAGCATTGGGTACTATTCACAAAGGGTGAATCCGATCAGTTTTTGTGCATCGAGCCATATACCTGGCTGTCGGACGCCCCGAACTTATCTCTGCCCGCTGAAGAGACGGGGCTAATTCGTCTAGAACCCGGATACCCTGTCGAGCTGCTCACGCACATTGAAGTCGTTCCGCCCGCAGAATAG
- a CDS encoding SCO family protein produces MLKKYKWTWMLLGLALIMAVYLTWNTVFAGKEKLPEIREVQSFSMENVDGRTISLDDTAGKVRLFYFYFTSCPDVCPITTFTLSQVQDLLKEDDTFGNDASFVSISFDPKVDTREKIKTFADRFHADYAGWYFLRGDMDQTKQLARDSFQILIEGESKDDFAHMNMIGLVDKNNNLRKVYNAFNTEDVQPEAIAADIRALIKE; encoded by the coding sequence ATGCTGAAAAAGTATAAGTGGACCTGGATGCTGCTGGGACTGGCATTGATCATGGCTGTATATCTGACATGGAATACCGTATTCGCCGGCAAAGAGAAACTGCCCGAGATTCGTGAAGTTCAATCCTTCTCCATGGAAAATGTGGACGGGCGAACGATCTCGCTGGATGATACGGCAGGCAAGGTTCGGTTATTTTATTTCTACTTCACGAGCTGTCCGGATGTTTGCCCGATTACGACATTTACCCTTTCGCAGGTGCAGGACCTGCTGAAAGAAGATGATACGTTCGGCAACGATGCTTCATTCGTATCGATCTCGTTTGACCCGAAAGTGGATACGAGGGAAAAGATCAAAACGTTTGCCGACCGCTTCCATGCGGACTATGCGGGTTGGTATTTCCTGCGCGGCGATATGGATCAAACGAAGCAGCTTGCCAGGGATTCGTTTCAGATCCTGATCGAAGGCGAGAGCAAGGACGACTTTGCCCACATGAACATGATCGGTTTGGTTGACAAAAACAACAACCTGCGCAAAGTGTACAACGCCTTCAATACGGAGGACGTCCAACCGGAAGCGATTGCCGCGGACATCCGCGCTTTGATTAAAGAGTAA
- the trpS gene encoding tryptophan--tRNA ligase: protein MKTVLSGIQPSGKLTLGNYIGAIKNFVKLQHDYQCHFMVVDLHAITVPQEPAALREQSEAVAALFIAAGIDPTKSNVFLQSHVPQHAELGWLLTTLTAMGELERMTQFKDKSSGKESVGAGLFVYPSLMAADILLYNADLVPVGDDQKQHLELTRDLAGRFNHRYGDYFTIPEPYIPKVGARIMSLDDASSKMSKSNPNPGSYISLLDTPAEIRKKISRATTDSGREVVYDPANKPEVSNLMTIYAECAGITLNEVAERFEGQMYGPFKKELAEAVVSVIEPLQQRYREIRESGELTEILAVSASRAEEVADKTIREVKERMGFVPKRK, encoded by the coding sequence ATGAAAACCGTTTTGTCAGGAATTCAGCCCAGCGGCAAGCTTACGCTGGGCAATTACATTGGCGCGATCAAAAATTTCGTCAAGCTGCAACATGATTATCAGTGCCATTTTATGGTGGTGGATTTACACGCCATCACGGTTCCGCAGGAGCCGGCAGCGCTTCGCGAGCAATCCGAGGCGGTTGCTGCTCTGTTTATTGCAGCAGGAATCGATCCGACCAAGTCCAACGTCTTCCTGCAATCCCACGTTCCGCAGCATGCCGAGCTTGGATGGCTGCTGACCACACTCACCGCGATGGGCGAGCTGGAACGCATGACGCAATTTAAGGACAAGTCGTCAGGCAAAGAATCGGTCGGAGCCGGTTTGTTCGTGTATCCGTCGTTGATGGCTGCGGACATCCTGCTCTACAATGCCGATCTCGTTCCGGTCGGGGACGACCAGAAGCAGCACCTGGAGCTTACGCGCGATCTCGCCGGACGGTTCAATCATCGTTACGGGGACTACTTCACGATTCCGGAGCCGTATATTCCGAAGGTTGGCGCACGCATCATGTCTTTGGATGACGCATCCAGCAAGATGAGCAAAAGTAACCCGAATCCGGGCAGTTACATCTCGTTGCTGGACACACCGGCCGAAATCCGCAAAAAGATCAGCCGTGCCACGACGGATTCGGGACGCGAGGTCGTGTATGATCCTGCGAACAAACCTGAAGTCAGCAATTTGATGACCATTTATGCGGAATGCGCGGGAATTACGCTGAACGAAGTGGCTGAGCGCTTCGAGGGGCAAATGTACGGTCCTTTCAAAAAGGAATTGGCAGAAGCCGTCGTTTCGGTCATTGAGCCGCTGCAACAGCGGTATCGCGAAATTCGCGAATCGGGCGAACTGACCGAAATCTTGGCGGTTTCGGCAAGCCGTGCCGAAGAAGTGGCCGACAAAACCATTCGCGAAGTTAAGGAACGCATGGGGTTTGTCCCTAAACGCAAGTAG
- a CDS encoding O-methyltransferase → MVKIDQISLARQLDLVFKEVDQELGGVGSGILFVQIRNNVIGKFGIRHNPIAGRNGQMESDHEGLNETQRASFRAMALETLKFKRNWTHGEISFDFTVRQGMIMVDATMESNYNMANLMIRYPRTNTYKDSGLGSTS, encoded by the coding sequence GTGGTAAAAATTGACCAGATTTCGTTAGCAAGACAATTGGATTTGGTGTTCAAAGAAGTGGATCAGGAGTTAGGCGGGGTGGGGTCAGGAATTTTGTTTGTGCAAATACGAAATAATGTCATTGGGAAGTTTGGTATTCGACATAATCCGATAGCTGGACGCAATGGGCAAATGGAATCCGATCACGAAGGTTTGAACGAGACCCAGCGTGCTTCATTCCGGGCCATGGCCCTGGAGACGCTGAAGTTCAAGCGGAATTGGACGCACGGAGAAATTTCTTTTGATTTTACGGTTAGGCAAGGCATGATCATGGTAGACGCTACGATGGAGTCCAACTACAATATGGCCAATCTTATGATCCGCTACCCTAGAACCAATACATACAAGGATTCCGGCTTGGGATCGACTTCATGA
- a CDS encoding alpha/beta-type small acid-soluble spore protein — protein sequence MAQGSRSNNLVVPQATAALQQLKMEAAQELGVTIPQDGYYGNYTSRETGSLGGYITKRLVQLAEQSLAGSGK from the coding sequence ATGGCTCAAGGATCTCGTTCTAACAACTTGGTGGTACCTCAAGCAACAGCAGCTCTGCAACAATTGAAAATGGAGGCTGCGCAAGAACTGGGCGTAACAATCCCACAGGATGGTTACTACGGTAACTACACGTCCCGCGAAACAGGTTCTCTGGGTGGATATATCACTAAACGTCTGGTCCAACTGGCTGAGCAGTCTCTGGCTGGGTCTGGCAAATAA